In one uncultured Devosia sp. genomic region, the following are encoded:
- a CDS encoding response regulator: MPKASAVSVLIVDDQQSMRGIAKYILTQLGFKDIIEAKSGRDALGKLEKTNVDLIISDWNMDDIDGLTLLKVIRKHPRTQAMPFIMATGRSDKEQVKEAISFGVNNYIIKPFDAMTMKKRIEAVIGALS, encoded by the coding sequence ATGCCAAAAGCCAGCGCTGTGAGTGTGCTCATTGTCGACGACCAGCAGTCGATGCGCGGTATCGCCAAGTACATTCTGACCCAGCTCGGATTCAAAGACATCATCGAGGCCAAGAGTGGCCGCGATGCCCTGGGCAAGCTCGAAAAGACCAATGTCGACCTGATCATTTCCGACTGGAACATGGACGATATTGACGGGCTGACCCTGCTCAAGGTGATCCGCAAGCATCCGCGCACCCAGGCCATGCCCTTTATCATGGCGACAGGCCGCTCGGACAAGGAACAGGTCAAGGAAGCCATTTCCTTTGGCGTGAACAACTACATCATCAAGCCCTTCGACGCGATGACGATGAAAAAGCGTATCGAGGCGGTAATTGGTGCGCTGAGCTAA
- a CDS encoding methyl-accepting chemotaxis protein yields the protein MHRLAAILGNIRMTTTIAALVLISIIGSIAAVSGAIYMNLHASSMEDSKLQQETNLAVAATILERRISGSVLNWTPEGTMAAFQSWAVPPFYDTEIIDSVTRVTRQDATIYVLDAQTQVMMGKTTSLEAADGTRVADLAIEPTSPVYVTLMAGNAYMGQMTINGVSYFAALQPIEKMSGEVMGAIFVGTPMAAIEASANGVLGLILMVGGGVVVVLGLVGLLLSRVITRPIPKLAGSMEAIAEGNFDTHVPYTEIGNEVGGMARAVEVFRQNGLRVSQMTEAEAARIIAEQDNRQKMMTELQSAFGQVVDAAVAGDFNRQVTVEFPDPELNMLARGINNLVSTFNRSVSEIGDVLGAMANTDLTQRMEGHYEGAFATLKDDINAVADKLTEVVGQMRHTSGSLKTATGEILSGANDLSERTTKQAATIEETSAAMEQLASTVLRNAQRAKDASAGAMQVTRTAEEGGQVMDQATSAMERITQSSAKISNIIGMIDDIAFQTNLLALNASVEAARAGDAGKGFAVVAVEVRRLAQSAASASADVKVLIEQSADEVRSGSKLVGDAAGKLKAMLDGVRDNNALLESIANDSREQASAIEEVSTAVRTMDEMTQHNAALVEETNAAIEQTEAQASELDRIVDVFHIARGEAPVRETVPVRPTVSKAPAGGARSLQQRLATASANLVSHGNAAVAADWDEF from the coding sequence ATGCACAGACTTGCTGCCATCCTCGGCAATATCCGTATGACCACGACCATAGCGGCGCTGGTCCTGATTTCCATTATCGGCTCGATCGCCGCCGTCTCGGGGGCGATCTACATGAACCTGCATGCCAGTTCGATGGAGGACAGCAAGCTGCAGCAGGAGACCAATCTGGCCGTGGCGGCGACGATCCTCGAACGCCGGATTTCGGGTTCGGTGCTGAACTGGACGCCGGAGGGCACGATGGCTGCCTTCCAGAGCTGGGCTGTTCCCCCATTCTATGACACCGAGATCATCGACTCGGTGACGCGCGTTACTCGCCAGGACGCAACCATCTATGTGCTGGATGCCCAAACCCAGGTGATGATGGGTAAGACCACCAGCCTGGAGGCCGCCGATGGTACGCGCGTTGCGGACCTTGCCATCGAGCCGACCAGCCCGGTCTATGTCACGCTGATGGCAGGCAATGCCTACATGGGACAGATGACCATCAATGGGGTCAGCTATTTTGCCGCCCTGCAGCCGATCGAGAAGATGAGCGGCGAAGTGATGGGCGCGATCTTTGTCGGCACGCCCATGGCGGCTATCGAAGCTTCGGCCAATGGAGTGCTCGGTCTTATCCTGATGGTGGGTGGCGGTGTTGTCGTGGTGCTAGGTCTGGTGGGCCTGTTGCTATCGCGCGTCATCACCCGTCCAATACCGAAACTGGCCGGCTCGATGGAGGCGATCGCCGAGGGCAATTTCGACACCCATGTGCCCTATACCGAGATCGGCAATGAAGTCGGCGGCATGGCCCGCGCCGTGGAAGTGTTCCGCCAAAACGGGTTGCGCGTCAGCCAAATGACCGAGGCGGAGGCGGCGCGTATCATTGCCGAGCAGGACAATCGCCAGAAGATGATGACCGAGCTGCAATCTGCCTTTGGCCAGGTGGTCGACGCGGCAGTGGCTGGCGATTTCAACCGGCAGGTCACCGTGGAGTTCCCAGACCCGGAGCTCAACATGCTCGCACGCGGGATCAACAATCTGGTGTCGACCTTCAATCGCAGCGTCAGCGAGATCGGCGACGTGCTGGGTGCCATGGCCAATACCGACCTGACCCAGCGGATGGAAGGGCATTACGAAGGCGCCTTCGCCACGCTCAAGGACGACATCAATGCGGTGGCCGACAAGCTGACCGAAGTGGTGGGCCAGATGCGCCACACCTCCGGCTCACTGAAGACAGCCACGGGCGAAATCCTCTCGGGCGCCAACGACCTCAGCGAGCGCACGACCAAGCAGGCGGCGACGATCGAAGAGACTTCGGCGGCCATGGAGCAACTGGCTTCGACCGTGTTGCGCAATGCGCAGCGGGCCAAGGATGCCAGTGCCGGCGCCATGCAGGTGACCCGCACCGCGGAAGAAGGCGGCCAGGTCATGGATCAGGCCACTTCGGCCATGGAACGCATCACGCAGTCTTCGGCAAAGATCTCCAACATCATCGGCATGATCGACGATATCGCTTTCCAGACCAATCTCTTGGCGCTCAATGCGTCGGTGGAAGCGGCGCGCGCCGGCGATGCGGGCAAGGGCTTTGCCGTGGTTGCCGTGGAAGTTCGGCGGCTGGCGCAGTCCGCGGCCTCGGCGTCGGCGGATGTCAAAGTGCTGATCGAGCAGTCGGCCGACGAGGTCAGGTCGGGCTCCAAGCTCGTGGGTGATGCCGCAGGCAAGCTCAAGGCGATGCTGGACGGTGTACGTGACAACAACGCTCTGCTTGAGTCCATCGCCAATGATAGCCGGGAGCAGGCTTCGGCCATTGAAGAAGTTTCCACCGCAGTTCGCACCATGGACGAGATGACCCAGCACAACGCGGCCTTGGTAGAAGAGACGAATGCGGCAATCGAGCAGACCGAGGCACAGGCAAGCGAGCTCGATCGGATCGTCGATGTGTTCCACATCGCGCGCGGCGAGGCACCGGTCCGCGAAACTGTTCCGGTGCGACCGACAGTCAGCAAGGCCCCTGCCGGTGGTGCACGCAGTCTGCAGCAGCGCCTCGCCACCGCTTCGGCCAATCTGGTGAGCCATGGCAATGCCGCAGTGGCAGCGGATTGGGACGAATTCTGA
- a CDS encoding methyl-accepting chemotaxis protein — translation MFKGIARRFHNVKLTTMIAGLVISTVILSVGAVTAAIYVNLNASTRESAAKQQVMNLEVAATILQGSLPGAQVTWTADDHIDTISAWAMPQEVLDHSIVDSIARVTGETATIFAWNEAEQDFMRLSTNILGEDGQRILGTKLGQTSPAYASIMSGQPYFGEATIVGKPYYTAYQPIVDQAGKPVGIIYVGIDRQQIDGVLHNTLMIMLVVGLVTLAVLGAAGYGLSRLMMSPVPRLAKTMKQVADGDYEIAVPFTQRGNEVGEMARAVEVFRENGLKISHMTEEERAAAQRRRIERTDMMVALQAAFGEVVDAAIAGDFSKRVHAQFPDAELNALSQSVNSLVETVDRGIGETGLVLGALANTDLTHRMRGDYQGAFAKLKTDTNAVTEKLTEIVGSAQNISGSLKQATGEILSGMNDLSERTTKQAATIEETSAAMEQLASTVAQNAKLAEDASGKAQSVSNSATQSGSTMSQASEAMERITTSSAKISNIIGMIDDIAFQTNLLALNASVEAARAGDAGKGFAVVAVEVRRLAQSSAEASSEIKALIEQSSSEVQGGSRLVANAAEQLSAMLAAVNENTSMMQNIAKASREQAAAIDEVNVAVRQLDEMTQHNAALVEETNAAVEQTEAQASELDRVVDVFTLEGRASRRPLLVEEAPAAPVRPAPKRMQSARQSYLSDGNAAISSDWSEF, via the coding sequence ATGTTCAAGGGCATCGCGCGTCGGTTCCACAATGTTAAACTGACCACGATGATCGCCGGACTGGTGATCTCGACGGTTATTCTGTCGGTGGGCGCCGTTACCGCTGCGATCTACGTCAATCTCAATGCGTCCACGCGCGAAAGCGCCGCTAAGCAGCAGGTGATGAACCTGGAAGTCGCCGCGACCATTCTGCAGGGCAGCTTGCCGGGCGCACAGGTGACCTGGACCGCCGACGATCATATCGACACGATCAGCGCCTGGGCCATGCCACAGGAAGTGCTCGACCACAGCATCGTCGATTCCATTGCCCGGGTAACCGGTGAAACCGCGACAATCTTTGCCTGGAACGAGGCGGAGCAGGATTTCATGCGTCTGTCGACCAATATCCTTGGCGAGGACGGTCAGCGCATTCTGGGGACCAAGCTGGGGCAGACCAGCCCGGCTTACGCCTCGATCATGTCGGGGCAGCCCTATTTCGGCGAGGCGACCATCGTCGGAAAGCCCTACTACACTGCCTACCAACCTATCGTGGATCAGGCTGGCAAGCCGGTGGGCATCATCTACGTGGGTATCGATCGGCAGCAGATCGATGGCGTGCTCCACAATACGCTGATGATCATGCTGGTCGTGGGTCTCGTTACACTCGCCGTGCTTGGTGCGGCCGGGTATGGGCTATCACGCCTGATGATGTCGCCTGTGCCGCGTCTGGCCAAGACGATGAAGCAGGTTGCCGATGGCGACTACGAAATCGCCGTGCCGTTTACGCAGCGTGGCAATGAAGTGGGCGAAATGGCCCGCGCTGTGGAGGTGTTCCGCGAGAACGGCCTCAAGATCAGCCACATGACCGAGGAAGAGCGCGCCGCAGCCCAGCGTCGTCGCATCGAACGCACCGACATGATGGTGGCACTGCAGGCAGCCTTCGGCGAGGTGGTGGATGCCGCGATCGCTGGCGACTTCTCCAAGCGCGTGCATGCGCAATTCCCCGATGCCGAACTCAATGCCCTGTCGCAGAGCGTGAACTCGCTGGTCGAGACCGTTGATCGCGGCATTGGCGAGACCGGTCTGGTGCTGGGTGCGCTGGCCAACACCGACCTGACCCATCGCATGCGGGGCGACTATCAGGGCGCGTTCGCCAAGCTCAAGACCGACACCAATGCGGTGACCGAGAAGCTGACCGAGATCGTTGGTAGCGCCCAGAACATCTCGGGGTCGCTGAAGCAGGCGACGGGCGAAATTCTCTCGGGCATGAACGATCTTTCCGAGCGGACGACCAAGCAGGCGGCGACGATCGAAGAAACTTCGGCGGCCATGGAACAGCTGGCTTCGACGGTGGCACAGAATGCCAAGCTGGCAGAAGACGCCAGCGGCAAGGCCCAGAGCGTTTCCAACAGTGCCACGCAAAGCGGGTCGACGATGAGCCAGGCCAGCGAGGCGATGGAGCGCATCACCACCAGCTCCGCCAAGATCTCCAACATCATCGGCATGATCGACGACATCGCCTTCCAGACCAACCTCCTCGCACTCAACGCTTCGGTGGAAGCGGCGCGTGCGGGGGATGCTGGCAAGGGCTTTGCGGTGGTGGCTGTCGAAGTGCGTCGACTGGCACAGTCTTCGGCCGAAGCTTCGTCGGAGATCAAGGCGCTGATCGAGCAGTCGTCGAGCGAAGTGCAGGGCGGTTCCCGCCTTGTCGCCAACGCGGCCGAACAGCTTTCGGCGATGTTGGCAGCGGTCAACGAAAATACCTCGATGATGCAGAACATCGCCAAGGCCAGCCGCGAGCAGGCTGCGGCCATCGACGAGGTCAATGTCGCCGTGCGCCAGCTCGACGAGATGACCCAGCACAATGCGGCCCTGGTGGAAGAGACCAATGCTGCCGTCGAGCAGACCGAGGCTCAGGCCAGCGAACTCGACCGCGTGGTGGATGTGTTCACGCTCGAGGGGCGCGCCTCCAGGCGGCCTCTACTGGTCGAGGAGGCTCCAGCCGCGCCGGTGCGCCCTGCGCCGAAGCGGATGCAGTCGGCCAGGCAGTCCTATCTCAGCGATGGCAATGCCGCCATTTCAAGCGACTGGTCTGAATTCTAG